In Stieleria varia, one genomic interval encodes:
- a CDS encoding DUF1592 domain-containing protein gives MALFASAMSVSAAEPFESFLEKHCIGCHGPLNEEGDIRIDLLSRDFKAGVDTHHWAEALDKVNSGEMPPKEEPQPTQDEIEAFVTKLDSLLKEGRAARMAARPAVSHYRLSRKEYQNTVYDLLGVRYDPAKPGALNEDTLWHGYERIGTQLSLSPSHVDRYYRAAGVVLDRAFPISSGEARKVRKTAADLRYGGGKEQQQALDRFGIKRPLRYLLFPGRVEQALSSSWFGKTGEEHSGLYKLRLQASGIRPPGGQPAHLSIGQRTSEETVDGLVEFDITATEDNPQVFEFDVFLEMPTQLHFAVVATDVVDRRAGAAFRGALASRGGYIFTHSNETLLLNPNAPQMFDGEGNGIFSTVILDWIEWEGPLVTEAEKSRREGVLPPDDAPHDVIARHLQRFAQRAWRRPVKKEELDDYLETYRVEIEAGEKPADAYRIMLQSVLTSRNFIYLVEGEPDARQRLTDWELASRLSYFLWSSMPDDELVEQISNLPASQAPQTLNSSQLQTTSLHHPQRLATQVDRMLTDDRINRFIDDFSRQWLGLHRVGMFPPDKKLYPGYDDWLETSMRGEPVEYFRETLKKNLPIDAFLDSDWTMANARLCDFYGLPEPEQDGFQRVSLKPEDHRGGLLTMGAVLGLTSDGTRHRPVHRGVWVSETIFNKTPPSPPANVDPIEPIPPQGNKITIRQRIETHAKNASCAACHRNIDPLGLAFDQYDAIGQWRTREQVPTGVGDDPLVDASGVMPDGRPFSDSVHFKRLLLEDRDKFARAFIEHLCTYALRRVLSVDDRDGVQAIVDEAKRHQYRVKDIVRAVALSELIRKR, from the coding sequence GTGGCACTGTTTGCTTCGGCGATGTCCGTTTCGGCGGCCGAACCGTTCGAATCGTTTCTGGAGAAGCACTGCATCGGCTGTCATGGACCTCTGAATGAGGAAGGTGACATACGCATTGACCTGCTGTCGCGAGATTTTAAAGCGGGAGTGGACACGCACCACTGGGCGGAAGCGCTCGATAAAGTCAACAGCGGCGAGATGCCGCCGAAAGAGGAACCACAGCCGACACAAGACGAGATTGAGGCATTCGTCACTAAACTCGACTCGCTGCTGAAGGAAGGTCGGGCGGCACGAATGGCGGCGCGTCCGGCGGTGTCGCATTATCGTTTGAGCCGCAAGGAATATCAGAACACGGTCTATGATTTGTTAGGCGTTCGATATGATCCGGCCAAGCCGGGAGCGCTGAACGAGGACACGTTGTGGCATGGCTACGAACGCATCGGGACGCAACTTTCGCTCTCGCCGTCGCATGTGGACCGTTACTACCGCGCCGCAGGCGTCGTGCTCGACCGTGCGTTTCCGATCTCGTCCGGCGAGGCTCGCAAAGTTCGGAAAACTGCTGCGGACTTGCGTTACGGGGGTGGCAAAGAACAGCAGCAAGCGTTGGATCGATTTGGCATCAAGCGGCCACTGCGTTATCTCCTGTTCCCTGGGCGAGTCGAGCAAGCACTTTCCTCCAGTTGGTTTGGGAAAACGGGAGAAGAACACAGCGGGCTCTACAAACTTCGTCTGCAAGCCAGCGGCATCCGTCCACCGGGCGGCCAACCGGCTCACCTGAGTATCGGTCAACGAACCAGTGAGGAGACCGTGGACGGTCTTGTCGAATTCGACATCACGGCGACGGAGGACAATCCGCAGGTTTTTGAGTTCGATGTGTTCTTGGAAATGCCGACCCAATTGCATTTCGCAGTGGTGGCCACCGACGTGGTGGACCGACGAGCCGGTGCCGCCTTTCGCGGCGCGCTCGCCAGCCGAGGCGGGTACATTTTCACGCACAGCAACGAGACGTTGCTGCTGAATCCGAACGCACCACAAATGTTTGATGGTGAAGGAAACGGTATCTTCTCGACGGTGATCCTCGATTGGATCGAGTGGGAGGGACCATTGGTCACGGAGGCAGAGAAGTCGCGACGCGAGGGTGTGCTGCCGCCCGATGACGCGCCGCACGACGTGATCGCGAGGCACCTGCAGCGATTCGCTCAGCGTGCCTGGAGACGCCCGGTGAAGAAGGAAGAGCTGGACGACTATCTGGAAACGTACCGCGTCGAGATCGAGGCGGGTGAAAAGCCGGCCGATGCTTATCGCATCATGTTGCAGAGCGTACTGACATCGAGAAACTTTATCTATCTCGTTGAGGGAGAGCCCGACGCCCGCCAGCGGCTCACCGACTGGGAACTCGCATCACGGCTCTCTTATTTCCTGTGGAGTTCAATGCCCGACGACGAACTCGTGGAGCAGATTTCCAACCTGCCAGCGAGCCAAGCACCGCAGACTTTAAATTCGAGTCAACTGCAGACGACAAGCTTGCACCACCCGCAAAGGCTCGCTACCCAAGTGGACCGGATGTTGACAGACGACCGAATCAATCGCTTCATCGACGACTTCTCACGCCAGTGGCTCGGGCTGCATCGTGTGGGAATGTTCCCGCCGGACAAGAAGCTCTACCCTGGATATGACGACTGGCTTGAGACGAGCATGCGAGGTGAGCCGGTTGAGTACTTCCGTGAGACGCTAAAAAAGAACCTGCCCATCGACGCCTTCCTCGACTCCGATTGGACGATGGCCAACGCCCGACTTTGCGACTTCTACGGGCTGCCCGAGCCGGAGCAGGACGGCTTTCAACGCGTTTCGCTGAAACCCGAAGATCATCGCGGCGGCTTACTGACGATGGGAGCAGTGCTCGGACTGACCTCGGATGGAACGCGTCACCGCCCGGTTCATCGTGGCGTGTGGGTCAGTGAAACGATCTTCAATAAGACTCCGCCATCGCCGCCGGCCAATGTCGATCCGATCGAGCCCATTCCACCCCAGGGAAACAAGATCACCATCCGCCAGAGAATCGAGACGCACGCCAAAAACGCGAGCTGTGCTGCTTGCCATCGCAACATCGATCCACTGGGCTTGGCCTTCGATCAGTATGACGCCATCGGCCAATGGCGCACACGCGAGCAGGTGCCCACCGGCGTGGGCGACGATCCGCTGGTGGATGCCTCTGGCGTCATGCCCGACGGTCGTCCCTTCAGCGATTCCGTCCACTTCAAACGACTGCTGCTGGAGGACCGCGACAAGTTTGCCCGAGCTTTTATTGAACACCTTTGCACCTACGCACTTCGTCGCGTGCTGAGCGTGGATGACCGCGACGGCGTTCAGGCGATTGTCGACGAAGCGAAGCGACATCAATACCGGGTCAAGGATATAGTACGTGCGGTGGCGCTATCAGAATTGATACGTAAACGGTAG
- a CDS encoding four helix bundle protein, producing MTIRRFEEIEGWQLARELTTQVYAVATRGAFAKDFGLRDQITRASGSAMHNIAEGFDGGSNAEFVKFLRYSQRSCSEVQSQLYVALDQSYISQDEFESIYEQAGKTHAKVGGFIRYLLRTKNQEP from the coding sequence ATGACGATTCGACGATTTGAAGAAATCGAAGGCTGGCAGTTGGCGCGAGAACTGACGACACAGGTTTATGCGGTAGCTACACGTGGAGCATTTGCGAAAGACTTTGGACTTCGGGATCAAATTACGCGTGCGTCTGGGTCGGCCATGCACAACATCGCCGAAGGATTTGACGGAGGCAGCAATGCTGAATTCGTCAAGTTCCTTCGCTACTCACAGCGTTCATGCTCAGAAGTTCAAAGTCAGCTCTATGTCGCTTTAGACCAATCTTACATTTCACAAGATGAATTCGAATCCATTTACGAGCAGGCTGGAAAGACGCACGCCAAAGTCGGCGGCTTCATCCGCTACCTTTTAAGAACCAAGAACCAAGAACCATGA
- a CDS encoding alginate export family protein, whose translation MPRPGIFPVPPKGPGYYSVWDHLTDQCRPAAPKSGYAPFAINAWPFFDADWRYVEGISQQDRTTVEQFKRMHLNDCLMLSVGGEFWIRYSNENNSRLRQDENDYALTHVRQYADLWYSDSLRLFGEFVWADSFGEELPPVPPDVDRGDILNMFVDVNLGEIAGSPVYARAGRQELLYGSQRLVTPLPWANKRNSFDGVKIFRQGKHWDFDAFLTKFVPPQANDFDSADDNQTFAGAWLTHRPKKGETRDFYYLLYDNDNVAAPLGFTKSPFQTHTIGSRWAGDQDGLLWDFEGALQFGEQGNNDLFAGMGTAGVGRRFSDSFLSPTFWMYYDYASGDNDLTDGNAHTFNQQFPFGHYYMGWMDLVGRQNIHDVNAHLYLYPTKATTVWLQYHHFWLAESQDALYNAGGVPYRIDPTGAAGTDVGDEIDLVLNFHLTKYSDILVSYNKLFGGSYLQATSGPNAAVDAETLYLIFQQRW comes from the coding sequence ATGCCTCGCCCTGGGATTTTTCCCGTCCCTCCCAAAGGTCCGGGATACTATTCCGTTTGGGATCATCTAACGGACCAGTGTCGCCCGGCAGCACCGAAGTCAGGCTACGCGCCATTTGCAATCAACGCATGGCCTTTCTTTGACGCCGACTGGCGCTATGTCGAGGGTATCTCGCAACAGGACCGCACGACGGTCGAACAGTTCAAACGGATGCATCTGAACGACTGCCTGATGCTCAGCGTCGGTGGTGAGTTCTGGATTCGCTATTCCAACGAAAACAACAGTCGTTTGAGACAAGATGAAAACGACTATGCACTGACCCATGTGCGTCAGTATGCAGATCTTTGGTACAGCGATTCCTTGCGTTTGTTCGGTGAATTTGTCTGGGCCGATAGTTTCGGTGAAGAACTGCCCCCCGTTCCACCAGATGTTGATCGGGGAGACATTCTTAATATGTTCGTCGACGTGAACTTGGGTGAAATCGCCGGAAGTCCAGTCTATGCCCGCGCCGGCCGTCAAGAGTTGCTCTACGGCTCGCAGCGACTCGTCACACCGCTCCCTTGGGCCAACAAGCGGAATTCGTTTGACGGGGTGAAGATTTTTCGACAAGGAAAGCACTGGGACTTCGACGCGTTCTTGACAAAGTTCGTGCCACCCCAGGCGAATGACTTTGACTCGGCCGATGACAATCAAACGTTCGCCGGAGCATGGCTAACTCATCGCCCCAAAAAGGGTGAAACGAGAGATTTTTACTACTTGCTCTACGACAATGATAACGTTGCTGCCCCGCTTGGGTTTACCAAGTCACCATTCCAAACCCACACCATCGGCAGTCGCTGGGCCGGCGATCAGGATGGCTTGTTGTGGGATTTCGAAGGTGCATTGCAGTTCGGCGAACAGGGCAACAATGACCTATTTGCTGGAATGGGCACTGCGGGTGTTGGACGTCGGTTCAGCGATTCGTTCTTGTCGCCGACGTTTTGGATGTACTACGACTACGCTAGCGGTGACAATGACCTCACCGACGGAAACGCTCACACGTTCAATCAACAGTTCCCGTTCGGCCACTACTACATGGGATGGATGGACCTCGTTGGACGCCAAAACATTCATGACGTCAATGCTCATCTCTATCTCTATCCCACGAAAGCAACCACCGTTTGGCTGCAGTACCACCACTTCTGGCTTGCAGAGAGCCAAGACGCTCTCTACAACGCCGGCGGTGTGCCATATCGTATCGATCCGACGGGAGCTGCGGGCACCGATGTCGGCGACGAGATTGACCTTGTGTTGAATTTTCACCTGACAAAATACTCGGATATCCTTGTCAGCTACAACAAGCTCTTCGGTGGAAGCTACTTGCAAGCCACTTCTGGCCCCAACGCTGCGGTCGATGCGGAAACGCTCTACCTCATTTTTCAACAGCGGTGGTAG
- a CDS encoding DUF1552 domain-containing protein, which translates to MNFLSQSWLIDRRHALRAMGTCISLPLLECMVPLNAAEPDASPSRSAFIYLANGVHSLNYQITTPGKDYEFSRSLKPLEKYREVITPVSGLHHPGSLGHHHNCIDIWLTGGKIGASERNTISVDQRMAEVTAQHTRYPSMEIALTQGSLAWTADGVQLPAMRRCSEIFASLFEEPKGGIEAQRRALRRKASVLDDNLAEVRRLEEKMGTADKGRLDQYLTSVREAEVRTRRADAWLDTPLPEITDADRKRTNRDIPPTQAGDYFRTVYDLIVLAFQTDVTRVATFSLGGEGDAFAIPEIGITESRHQLSHHGGDEGYMEKLTNYDTFAIEQYCYFLSQLEATKDVNGKPLLGSTMSLFGSGMSYGHSHGNANLPLVFAGGNDLGLKHGRHLDFNQGHFDGYQLDKPGEHYGLCSRPANTDAHMSNLLLLMAQKMGVETDTFGDSNSTIEV; encoded by the coding sequence ATGAACTTCCTCTCCCAATCGTGGCTGATCGACCGACGCCATGCGCTGCGTGCAATGGGCACCTGTATCTCGCTGCCACTGCTGGAATGCATGGTTCCGCTCAACGCGGCCGAGCCAGACGCCTCGCCCAGTCGTAGTGCCTTTATCTATCTCGCCAACGGCGTCCATTCTCTGAACTATCAGATCACGACGCCGGGCAAAGACTATGAGTTTTCACGATCACTAAAGCCTTTGGAGAAGTACCGTGAGGTGATCACCCCTGTCAGCGGCTTGCATCATCCAGGAAGCCTCGGTCATCATCACAACTGCATCGACATTTGGCTGACCGGTGGAAAGATCGGCGCGTCGGAACGCAACACCATCTCCGTCGATCAGAGGATGGCAGAAGTCACCGCACAGCACACCCGCTATCCGTCCATGGAGATCGCTCTCACGCAGGGTTCTCTCGCTTGGACCGCAGACGGAGTTCAATTGCCCGCCATGCGTCGTTGCAGCGAAATCTTTGCGTCGCTGTTCGAGGAGCCCAAGGGCGGCATCGAAGCTCAGCGGAGGGCTCTGCGCCGCAAAGCCAGCGTCCTGGATGACAACCTCGCGGAAGTGCGGCGGCTTGAAGAGAAAATGGGAACCGCCGATAAAGGTCGACTCGATCAATACCTCACCTCGGTTCGTGAGGCCGAGGTCCGCACGCGTCGAGCTGATGCGTGGCTCGACACGCCGCTTCCCGAAATCACAGACGCCGATCGGAAACGCACCAACCGCGACATTCCCCCTACACAAGCGGGTGACTATTTCCGCACCGTCTATGACCTCATCGTGTTGGCATTCCAGACCGATGTCACTCGCGTTGCCACGTTCAGCCTCGGCGGCGAAGGCGATGCGTTCGCTATTCCAGAGATCGGCATCACCGAATCGCGACATCAACTCAGCCACCACGGCGGCGATGAAGGCTACATGGAGAAGTTGACCAATTACGACACCTTTGCAATCGAGCAATACTGCTACTTCCTTTCACAACTGGAAGCGACAAAGGATGTCAATGGCAAGCCGCTGCTCGGCTCGACGATGTCGCTCTTCGGTAGTGGGATGTCCTACGGCCACAGTCACGGCAACGCCAACTTGCCGCTGGTGTTCGCCGGTGGTAACGACCTCGGGCTAAAACATGGCAGGCATCTCGACTTCAACCAGGGACACTTCGACGGCTATCAACTCGACAAGCCTGGAGAGCATTACGGGCTGTGTAGTCGCCCCGCAAACACGGATGCCCACATGAGCAACCTGCTGCTCTTGATGGCACAGAAGATGGGGGTGGAAACCGATACGTTCGGTGATAGCAACAGCACCATCGAAGTGTGA
- a CDS encoding DUF1501 domain-containing protein, which produces MTPLLNRRNFLSQATTGLSSIALASLLNQQQLLADSGPIRPDIDPARPFASRSTHHPAAAKNVLVIFCAGACSQVDTFDYKPELIKRHGQAMPGAESLVTFQGEQGMLTKSPWEFKPRGESGKMVSQLVPQLAELADDMCFIHSLTGKTNTHGPGENFMSTGYTLDGFPSMGAWATWALGTENENLPAYVAIADPRGTPQSSVNNWGPGFLPAAYQGTQLSALKPLDNLDIPPGVSNQTDLATRKFLEQMNQRHLERFPGDTELAARISSYQLAARMQLSVPEVTDLSSEPQSILREYGADDPENGLKAQFAKNCILARRLIEKGVRFVQLFNGAYQTGGEGVSNWDGHKSLQQQYSKHGPVLDQPCAALLRDMKRRGLLKDTLVVWMTEFGRMPTFQKGASGRDHNPDGFTAWMMGAGVKAPFTYGATDEFGYKAVENVSTVYDFHATILHLLGLNHKRLSYYHNGFERRLTDVHGHVIEEVLA; this is translated from the coding sequence ATGACTCCACTGCTAAATCGACGAAACTTTTTGTCTCAGGCAACGACCGGCCTGAGCAGCATTGCGTTGGCGAGTCTGCTGAATCAGCAACAATTGCTTGCTGACTCCGGTCCGATCCGTCCAGACATTGATCCCGCGAGACCGTTCGCCAGCCGCAGCACGCACCATCCGGCAGCGGCCAAAAACGTGTTGGTGATTTTTTGTGCGGGTGCCTGCAGTCAGGTCGACACGTTTGACTACAAACCTGAACTCATCAAACGTCATGGCCAGGCAATGCCTGGGGCCGAATCGTTAGTCACGTTTCAGGGTGAGCAGGGAATGCTGACCAAGAGCCCGTGGGAATTCAAACCGCGTGGCGAGTCCGGCAAGATGGTTTCGCAGCTTGTTCCACAACTTGCGGAACTCGCCGACGACATGTGCTTTATCCATTCGCTGACCGGCAAGACCAACACGCACGGGCCCGGCGAAAACTTCATGTCCACCGGCTACACGCTCGACGGTTTTCCCAGCATGGGAGCGTGGGCGACGTGGGCTTTGGGAACCGAGAATGAAAACCTGCCTGCCTACGTTGCGATCGCCGATCCACGCGGCACTCCGCAGTCGAGTGTCAACAACTGGGGACCAGGATTCCTGCCCGCAGCCTATCAGGGGACCCAACTCAGTGCCCTCAAGCCGCTGGACAATCTCGACATTCCCCCCGGCGTCAGCAACCAAACGGATCTCGCGACACGAAAGTTTTTGGAGCAAATGAACCAGCGACACCTGGAACGATTCCCCGGCGACACCGAACTCGCGGCACGAATCTCCAGCTATCAACTCGCCGCACGGATGCAGTTGAGCGTTCCCGAGGTCACGGACTTGTCGAGCGAACCGCAAAGCATCTTGCGTGAATACGGCGCCGATGATCCGGAAAACGGGTTGAAGGCGCAGTTTGCTAAGAACTGTATTCTCGCACGGCGGCTGATTGAGAAAGGCGTTCGCTTTGTGCAACTGTTTAACGGTGCGTATCAGACTGGTGGCGAAGGTGTCAGCAACTGGGACGGACACAAATCGCTTCAACAACAATACAGCAAACATGGTCCGGTGCTCGATCAGCCTTGCGCGGCGCTGCTAAGGGATATGAAGCGGCGTGGCTTGCTGAAGGACACATTGGTGGTATGGATGACCGAGTTTGGTCGCATGCCGACGTTTCAAAAAGGAGCCAGTGGGCGAGATCACAATCCCGACGGGTTCACTGCCTGGATGATGGGAGCTGGCGTGAAGGCGCCGTTCACCTACGGAGCGACCGATGAATTTGGTTACAAAGCCGTCGAGAACGTCAGCACGGTCTACGACTTTCATGCCACGATATTGCATTTGTTGGGTTTGAACCACAAAAGATTGAGCTATTATCACAACGGATTTGAGCGACGCTTAACCGACGTCCATGGACACGTAATTGAGGAGGTTTTGGCGTGA